gAAATTGAAACACTCTTCAAGGAGTGTATATAAGTTGCAAATGCTATGtcttggggtgtgccccaaggggtacccagttttgtgcgcaTGGGTGAGaactcacacacttgaccaccacacgcgCGTGCCACCGCCGTCCGACCGAGCTGAGGTGGCTGGTGGGTGTCGTATCGGTttttattttgattaaatgaaaataaacgtTTAGCCGTTTTAGGGGGTCTTCTTCTCTGTCTAAGTCAGATCAAATTTTTCTGAAAAAAGGAAGTCTCTTTTCTTCTTGGTTCATACAAATTTTCTCAGAGCATTTATATTGAACAGAACCAACAATAAATATAACTATGTACCGGCAttacatttatattttatttgattAGAATATATAGCTTTAATTACTACTTATAAGGCAAGTAGTGTCAAAATGGGCTCCAAAACGTAGCTCGAACAAGATCAAGGTACAATGGAAACTGGGCAGCAGCAAAAAGGGACACGGGTACAAATATGACCGCATACACCAGAAAGGCAGCGTACTTGAGTTTATCTTCCAGGACGAAGAAATGGCCAGAGCAAAACGAAGCAAGCATGGCGACTATGGAAATGGAGAGCGAAGTTAAGCCCAGCAGAAGCCTTTTAGGCAAGTCCGTACCGAAATCTTTTTCCTGGTGCCGCGACGTGAGGATAGTGAGGAACATGATCAAGGCGGTGACTGAGAAACAGAGGGCAACCAGTGATGATATCATGAAAAGATTGAATGTTGGCTGCTTTTCAAGGGTTGGTTTGCCGCTTTTTTCATCGGTGCCACCGGGAAAAGTGGTGGTGCTGGCGTAAGCCACGGTGGCGATGAGGGTGGCCACGACGGAGCAGGCCGTTGAGGTTGTCGTTAGCCATTTGCTGCCAGCTTTGACGAGCTGTACATGGGCTTCGGAGAAGATCTCTTCTGGGGTTTTGCAATCTTTGTTGGGGCGTAAGTAGAAGCGTGGTGGCATGGATCTCTCAACAAACtgcatttatattcatatttaattatttatatgtaaGTCTAATATTACTTGATAAACAATATTCTAGTACCTTGTACCATTTGATCTCCCACTGCATCTGAAGAGCATCACCAGGAATAGGCCAAAAGTACTTAGTTTTGTTAGCAAGCATTGCAGCGTAATGCAAGGCAGTGTTTCCCTGATTGTCCACTTTCCGAAACACAAGGCCTCTCGGCACTTTCCTCTTTAGCAATAGCTTGTACACTTCCCAGTGCCGGTTCTCCGCCGCAAGTAACAGAACATTCTTCCTTTCATGGTTCGCATCATGAATCGCCACCGGAAATTTCTGAAGAATTCTTTCCACAATCTCTGACACGCCATTTCTGGCCGCTATTAATATGGCAGTTTCCTTGGTTGTTTCGGTACCTTTCTTATCATTTTCTTCTGCCATGAATGCATGTGCGTGATCAGaagcaaaaatacaaaataattaacACATGcgttataattaataaaaattataattagaaatACATAAGTtgtattaattaattgatttgaaCCAATACACATATGCACGTATTATTATGACTTGAAATAAGCTTACAATAAGAGGGTATAATATCTTATCAAATTAAACAAACCTTCATTGGTCTCAGACTGCCCTGCAGAGACTACTTCATCATCATACATAGTAGAATGTATTAAGAGTTCGTCCACAATGTGAGCTGCGGATAAGTGCTTCTGTTTCTCTTCACGTATCTTAGTTATCCTTGATTCTCCTAATTAAATTAAGCATTTATATAAAGAGACTAAATACTTAAAAGGACAATCAAGATAAACTAATAATCCATGCCATGGCAGCTGAGAGGTATATTATTGTTTTAATATCCTATAAAAAACAtgtatattctttattattaatCAATGAAGAAACCGTGAGATTCGGTAAAAAATCTCTTCCTCTCATGCATAATCTATATCTATCTAACTGAGAAGTACGGGAGCCAAACCGTATCCAAAAGTGATCAGGACTGCCTTGTATATGAACTTAACCAGGTTTAGGCAAGTAGCATGAGTAACCGGAACGAAGCCATGGCCATCATCTGTACATTAATATTTATTAGATGCAGAATATACGCTTTAGCTAATATAAAATAGCGaaatgtaattatatatatatatatatatatctttcttCAGCCAAAAATTAATCTCTCTTTCTATATTTGCTTTGAAAAATATTTCCATATAATAATATTGCATAAAGCTGCCTCATCCGGGTGTGAGATGACGGTTGATAGTTAGTCGGTCCGGACTAGAGTCGTAGTCGTGCCAGTTAATAACAAGGCTCAAGCATGTGAATACGTACCTGTCCTACTTGTATGCGTACTCCCGCGTTCAGGATTCTCTATATACTCTGATGATTGTCCTATGGTTACTACAAAATAAAAGTGTGGCCTTGTCACTTATAATTATTTCTTTAAACTCATCATCATTGAATTATAGACAACATGCAAAATCAAACTTTCTTGGTTCAATTATGTATCCTTACCACCAATTCACTATAAGTGAATAAATTTGTCACTAGAAAATCTCATATTCATAATTATTCAAAATTTGAGGGGTTTTAGCAACAAAATAGAATTTTTATAGCCACGACTTGTGTCATCGCTGGAACTTCTAGTGAAAACATACAGTATGTGTTTCGTCACTAGGAAAAACTTTCTAGCAACATACTTTTAgcgacaaaaaaaatatattccaGCTATCGTTGCTAGTATCACTAATGTTAAACCTCGGAAATTATACAAAAAAATGTGGTGTATTATTTTGGATTTAAATgagaatattttaatttttagattttatttgaaaGTTAAAAAGTTAAGAAAAAGATGATAAGGGCTTGGTTGCAAAGAATTAGAAAGTCGCAAAGTTTGGGCATTATAAGGTGGGCCCTACTTCTCGCATATTAACACTCAATTTCTTCCCTTATCTCCCACATGCATGATATCtcccattctctctcctttataTACACATGAGCTTCATCCAAGTGAAAATGCAACCATTTTCTCTACCACGGATGGCCACCTTCCATCGCCTCAGCAGAGACAAGCCTAAACTTAGAAACTCCACCTCCTGCTTACGACCCCAGTCGCCAAGCACCCTTTCCTTATTCATCGTCAGCTGCCCAGAGAAGCCAATCGAAGTCACGATCATTgtaactttaaacttagatttctAACACCTTTGACATCCAATCGACGAGTTATTTGTACCATCAAACTTAGCTCGTCAAGGAGAACAAAGCCCAACAACCCAACTCTTCATTTTATGCTTATAggaaaagtgtgactaattaagtAGACAAATTGATCTAACATCATGATTTAGTTCAATCTGGAGCGTCTCATGGAATTATACTCCTGATTTTGGGAATATAAAAAATGGGTCACTAGGCTTCGcaaatatttaaaaacaaaaagaaatatgCTATAGTAATAGTTTTGCGTACTTTGGTTGAATCAATGAGAACCTTACTCCAAGATGCTTATACGTATTATTACTTATACACACATAGTGTTTGTGGCATCATATTGGGGTTGATTAGGTGGCGAGTTGATGTACCTATAGATGTACAGACCTTGAACTtgtacaatattttttttattcaaacgtACTAGCATTGTGATCATACCAAGCAGTCGGAGCCTATGATGATTGATATATGAGGACTAGTGCACAAAGCACCCTCGACTAAGGGCCTCGCAATGCAAGGCAAGGTGCAAGGCACCCTTTATAAAGGACCTCACAATGTGAGGGCGAGTGCGCAAGGCACCCGCGCCTATGTGTCGTTGAGGAGCTAAGAGCCTCGCTAGGCCTCCTCCGCACGCTCCCAAGTCCTAAaggcacaagggcctcgctatgcgaggcctaaCACGCCTAAACACATCATACATCCCCGTGGACACATGCTGCATGAAGGAACAAGTATAGGCCTCCTCCGCGCGCACCGAAGTCCCAGACCAGGATGCCCCAAAGGGATGCCTCATGTAGTGAGACGCTCGCCACATAGGTTGCATGCCTATGGGTGTTGCGCTAAGATGGGCGCTCGTGCCATCATGAGAATACGGCCAAGTCTCAAatgcacaagggcctcgctattcGAGGTCCAACTCGCCTAGACGCAACATACTCTCATAGCCGCACGCCGCATACCAAGAAGAAATaagagcctcgcatagcgaggcccaatACGCACAGGTTCCAAAACACACGCCCGAAGAAAAAGGCATCACATAGCGAGGCCCTGCCTGCTTAAAATGTTGAGGACGACTATCTTGCGCCCAAGATTCAACGCGAGACCTTGTGTCTCGCCAACCTGAGGACTTGCGCGAGGCGCCTTGTCCCATCACATGCACCTCGTGCCTTGCTGAAGAGGCCTTGCTTCCCTTCCTGAAGTAGATGCCACCAACGAGGCACATCCTCGTCGTGGCTTCTCACTACATGTAAAGTCAGAAACTTCAGGAATATGCGTACGAGGAACACTTGTAAAGAGACAATAATCATTTGGTGTCAAGCTAGAATTGGTGAAGACGACTAAGTGTGTTATTCATGATAACTCgcaagctttcctacacttagcAAAATGTAAGGAAACTTAGAGAATGTGTGTATCTTGGAAATGTGAGGACCACTAGGTATGAGGCACGCGTATgggtacgggatgtacaaccatgAAGAGGACagaggcatgactctgacattcATATCAAATAAGTATTGGTTGTATGAATTAGTATAAGGAGTGGAGGCACTGCCTAAatacctctgaccatgtaccagggtcgacac
The genomic region above belongs to Humulus lupulus chromosome 1, drHumLupu1.1, whole genome shotgun sequence and contains:
- the LOC133791537 gene encoding uncharacterized protein LOC133791537 isoform X2 — encoded protein: MYGQPDAFFCLNSMCLEHEQCLSYSIRTEDDQTILHCAIFGEDFELAFKIIQMYKELVNHPDKKGHSPLHTLASKPSCLTSGIYHNLGGWDKIIYNLTIGQSSEYIENPERGSTHTSRTDDGHGFVPVTHATCLNLVKFIYKAVLITFGYGESRITKIREEKQKHLSAAHIVDELLIHSTMYDDEVVSAGQSETNEEENDKKGTETTKETAILIAARNGVSEIVERILQKFPVAIHDANHERKNVLLLAAENRHWEVYKLLLKRKVPRGLVFRKVDNQGNTALHYAAMLANKTKYFWPIPGDALQMQWEIKCLLRDPCHHASTYAPTKIAKPQKRSSPKPMYSSSKLAANG
- the LOC133791537 gene encoding ankyrin repeat-containing protein ITN1-like isoform X1; translation: MYGQPDAFFCLNSMCLEHEQCLSYSIRTEDDQTILHCAIFGEDFELAFKIIQMYKELVNHPDKKGHSPLHTLASKPSCLTSGIYHNLGGWDKIIYNLTIGQSSEYIENPERGSTHTSRTDDGHGFVPVTHATCLNLVKFIYKAVLITFGYGESRITKIREEKQKHLSAAHIVDELLIHSTMYDDEVVSAGQSETNEEENDKKGTETTKETAILIAARNGVSEIVERILQKFPVAIHDANHERKNVLLLAAENRHWEVYKLLLKRKVPRGLVFRKVDNQGNTALHYAAMLANKTKYFWPIPGDALQMQWEIKWYKFVERSMPPRFYLRPNKDCKTPEEIFSEAHVQLVKAGSKWLTTTSTACSVVATLIATVAYASTTTFPGGTDEKSGKPTLEKQPTFNLFMISSLVALCFSVTALIMFLTILTSRHQEKDFGTDLPKRLLLGLTSLSISIVAMLASFCSGHFFVLEDKLKYAAFLVYAVIFVPVSLFAAAQFPLYLDLVRATFWSPF